ACGGCCACCCGGTCCGCGCCCACGACTCCAGGCGGTAGTCCCGCGCGACGGCGTCGACGACGATGGGGACGCCCGCGCTGCGGCACAGGGCGTCGACGAGCTCCTCGCGGGCGCGGTCGGAGACCCCCGCGTCGGTGTCCGCGACGGAGTCGCCCAGACCCTCGGCAGCGGTGCGCAGGTCCGCGGCCAGCCGGTGTCGCACGGCGTCCGCGTGCTCCACGGCGCGCTCGAGGTGGGTTCGCAGCTCGTCGATCCCGGCTCCGGTGACGGTCGAGGTGGCGATGACCTCATGACGATCTAGGCCGTCGCGCTCGAGCAGCCGGGTCAGGTCGGCGGTGACCTGCTCCTGCCCGCCCCGAGGCAGACGATCGACCTGGTTGAGGACGACGAGCGTGACCGCGCCGTACTCGTGCAGGACCCGCACGTACTCGTCGTGGAGGACCGAGTCGGCGTACTTCTGCGGGTCGGTGACCCAGACGAAGACGTCGACGAGCTCGAGCACCCGGCGCGCCTCCTCGCGGTTGGCCTCCTCCCGCGAGTCGAAGTCGGGCAGGTCGACGAGCACGAGACCGTCCAGGTCCGCGTCGCCGGACGTGGGGACCTGGTGTCGGGCGCCCACGGACAGCCAGTCGAGCAGCTCGCCGGCCGGCTCGTCACCCCACACCGCGGCCGTCGGCGTGGAGGTCGTGGGTCGGCGCAGGCCGACCGTGGCGACGTCCGCACCTGCCAGCGCGTTGAAGAGCGAGGACTTGCCGGACCCGGTCGCCCCGGCCAGTGCCACGACGGTGCGCCCGCCGACGAGGGCGCTGCGCTCCGAGACCTTGCCGAGGACCTCGCGTGCCCGTGCGGCGGGGCCGGGCTCGAGACGCGCCCCACCGCTCGCGAGGGCCCGTGCCAGCGCCTCGGCGCGGGAGGTGATCTCCTCCGCGGCGAGCGCGGCGGAGCCGTCCTTGCGGCGAAGGGAGGGCAGCGGGCTCACCGCAGACCCTCCTCGACGGCGGCGACGGCCTTCTGCAGGCGCCGGATCCGGGCCTCGCTGACGGTCAGCTCGCCGGTCACCGCCGTGTAGCGCTCCCGCTCGGCGGTGAAGAGGGCGTCCACGCGCTCCAGCAGGAGCTGCCGCGCCTTCTTGGCCATCTCGCGCACGGCCTGGTCGCCGAAGACCGCCTCCAGCACCTTCTGCGCCAGGGCGGTGGTCCCACCGGCGATGGCGACCTCGGGGGCGACGAGCACCCCACCGGTGTGGGCGAAGGAGACGAGCATGAGGAACAGGCCGATGCCATTGACCCCGTAGGCGGCCACGCGCGCATTGGTGCGACGGTTGGCGCCCTCGGCCCGGACGATGTCGAGCACGTCGCCCTGCCAGTCACGCACGAGCCGCTCGACCTCCTCCTCGATCCCTCGCGAGGACCGGGCGAGCTCGGGGTGCTCGTCGAGGACGACCGGTCCCGCCTCGGTGCCCCGCCAGGTGCGGGCGATCGTCGCCGCGGCCGTGTCGGCCTCGGCCAGCAGGAGCGCCGAGACGCCCGTCTGCAGGGCCTCGTCCAGCTCGGCGGTCGGCTCGGGGCCGCGCACCGAGGCGGTGATGCGGTCGCGGACCCGGGCGACCCCCTTCTCGACCTTGCGGAAGAACTCACCCGTCCCGACGAACTCCTGCCACCGGGCCAGGACCTCGCCCCGCAGGAGCTGTCCGTCCTTCATCCCCTCGGTGACGCCCTCCTCGGCACGGTCGTAGGCGTCATAGACGACCTTGACCAGACCGGCGACCTCGTCGCGCTGGGCACGCGTGGCACCGACGAGCGACTCGAGGCGGCCGTCGAGCGAGCGCAGGGCGCCCTCGAGCGTCTGGCGGACGATGATGCTGCGGGCCTTCTGGTCCCCGGCGAGCGCCGTGAGCCAGCCACGGATGCGGGCGATGTCCTCCTCGGGGACGAAGCCCCGGTCGTCCAGGTCGGCCTCGGGCACGGTGAAGACGGGCGCGGTGCCCATCCCCTGCCCACGCAGCATCTCGACGAGGTGGGAGCGCACCTCGGCCGCGCCCGGCCGGTCGACCCGGTCGAGGACGATCGCCACGGCGGTCCCCCTGTCGGAGGCCTGACGCAGCAGCCGCCACGGGATGGCGTCGGCGTAGCGCGCCGCCGTCGTGACGAAGAGCCACAGGTCGGCGGCGGCCAGGAGCTGGACGGCCAGCTCACGGTTGGCGGAGACGACCGAGTCGATGTCCGGGGCATCGAGGATCGCCATCCCCGGGGGGAGGTCGCCGGAGGGTTCCAGGCGCACCGTCCCCGGTTGGGGCTCGGCGTCGCCCCCGGTGACCCGGGCGAGCGAAGGGAGGACCCGCCCGTCGCGGAACCACGGCGCGTCGTCGGGGTGGTGGATGAGGACCGGACTGGTCGTCGTCGGCCGGAGCACGCCGGAGCGCGAGACCTCATGGCGGAGGATGGAGTTGATCAGCGTCGACTTGCCCGCACCGGTCGACCCCCCGACCACGGCCAGCAGGGGCGCATCCATCGAGGACAGCCGGGGGATGACGTGGTCGTCGAGCTGGTCGAGGAGCGCGGCACGCTCCCGGGCTGCCTCGCGGGTGGACTCGAGGTCCAGGGGGAGATCGTTGCGCTCGATCTCGTCGCGGAGGGCGGAGACCCGAGCGAGCATGTCGTCGAGGCCGACCTGCCCTGCGCTCTTCCCAACCATGGCCACACCCTATCCAGCGAGACGGCCATCACGAGCCACCCAGCGTGGGTCGTGGCCGGGCGTCGAGGGTCCGCACCGTGGTGCCCCCGGCGAGACTCGAACTCGCGACCTCGGGATTAGAAAGCCCTTGCTCTGTCCAGCTGAGCTACGGAGGCATTCCCCGGCCGCGGGTCTCCACGACGAGGGTGGTTCCAGTGTAGTGAGCCGCGCGACCTGTCATGATCGGAGCCATGTCCGCGAGAGTCACCGTGCGTGAGGCGGAGGTCGACGACGGCCTCCCCGACCTCGGGCTGCTCGACGAGGGCGAGCGCGCCCGGGCCGAGCGCAAGCGTGACCCGGCCCCCTTCGTCACCGGGCACGCCCTCGTGCGCCGCACGCTGGGCGAGCTCCTCGACAGGGACCCGGCCGGCCTGACGTTCGAGCGCCGGTGCACCACCTGCCGCAGCGAGCTGCACGGCAAGCCCAGCCTCGTCGACGCGCCGGGGTGGCACTTCTCGCTCTCCTACACCTCTGCGCTGGCCGTCGTGGTCGTCGCGGAGGGGATCGACGTCGGCGTCGACACCGAGGACCTCACGGACGCCGACTTCGAGGGCTTCGCGGACGTCACCCTGGCGCGCGAGGAGCTCGCGGCCTTCGAGGGGCTGCAGGGGCGCGACCTCCTCGTCGCCCGGGCCCGGGTCTGGGCCCGCAAGGAGGCCATCCTCAAGGCGACCGGCCACGGCCTGGTCGTCGACCCGTCGGAGATCCTCGTGACCGGGCCACTCGAGGCACCGGGCCTCGTCGCCTGGCGTGCCGAGGAGCCCGCACCGCCGGCCGTCTCCCTCGTCGACCTCGACCTCACGACCGCCAACCACCGGGCGGCCGTCGCCGGCCTCACCGACCAGCCGCTCGAGGTCGTCGGCGGCTGACTACCCGAGGCCGGCGAACTCGCGTCGCCGGGCGGTCATCGAGTCGAGCAGCACCCGCTCCCGCAGCAGCGTCTGCGCGTCCACCGGGTGCCGGTGCATGCGTCGGCGCAGCAGGGCCAGCTCCGAGGCGCAGTCCTGGAAGCTGCGCATGGACGCCGTGCCGACGTTCCCGCGGTGGTGCTTCACCCACGAGCGGGCCTGCCGACGGGCCTTCATCGACGAGAGCATCCCCACCTCCTCGCTCGTGAGCCACCCGGTCGCGGCGTACGGCGTGAGGAACTCCCCGATGATCCGGCCCTCACGGCGTCGCGTCCACACGACGAAGGTCAGGAAGGCGACGAAGGCGACGAACCCGCCCGCGAGGCCCAGGAGGAGACCGGCGCCGTCGCCGGAGGAGGCGGAGAGGTTCCACAGTCCGTGCAGCAGCACGGCGGCACACCAGCCGATGACCGGCGCGACGACCTTGGTGGACCGGGAGTGCGAGACGGCGGCCAGGCCGACACCGATGCCGATCATCGTCGTGAACATCGGGTGCAGGAACGGGCTGATGATCCCGCGCATGACGAAGGTCGTGGCGAACCCACCGAGGCCGTGCTCGATCGCCGCCCCGGCGAAGTACTGGATGTTCTCGGTGAAGGCGAAGCCCGCGGCGACGACCCCGGCATAGACGATGCCATCCGTCAGGCCGTTGAACTCGTGGCGCATGAACCACCACATGACGAGCAGGAAGAGGCCCTTGAAGGTCTCCTCCGTGAAGGGCGCGACGAGCACGGCGGTGAGCATGCTGGCCGACCGCTCGTCGGTGACGCCCATGAGGACGGCTCCGCCGAGGGAGTTGACGACGATCGCCAATGCCGTCGACCCGAGCGCTCCGTAGAGGAAGGCGGTCACGAGGTAACGCCACGGCTCGGCCTCGAATCGGTCGAGCCACAGGAAGAGCGGGAGCACGAGGGTCAGCGGCAGCAGTGCGGCGAGGAGGCCCACGAGCGTCCACACGACGCCGAAGCTGTAGCCGTAGAGGAGGGCGAAGAGCGAGGCGAGCACCAGGGATGCCGCGACGATGAGTCCGCCGAGGAGCCATCTGCGCAGCCTCGGTCGCGGAGTGGGGTTCATCTGCGCCTGGGCCGTGACGTACTGGGGGGTGTACTGCTGGTACTGCAGCCACGCCTGCTGCTCGGCGGGCGGCGGGGCGGCGTGCCCGGGCTGGGGCGGCGATGAACTCATGCCCCCACGCTAATCGAGCGCGGGAGCCGGTATGAGCAGAAGTTCTCGGTCGTCGTGGCCGCCCACGCGGGGGTCGATAGGGTGATCGCCGTGACTGCACCGACCCACAACCCGTCCGACCGCATCGTCTGGATCGACTGCGAGATGACCGGCCTCTCCCTCGAGCACGATGCGCTCATCGAGGTCGCCGCGCTGGTCACCGACTACGAGCTGGAGCAGGTGGGCGAGGGCATCGATGTCGTCATCCGTCCGCCCGAGGCCGCGCTGACCCAGATGAACGACTTCGTGCGCACCATGCACACCACCTCCGGGCTGCTCGACGTCCTCGCCGAGGGCATGTCGCTGACCGACGCCGAGGAAGCGGTGCTGGCGCACATCAAGGAGCTCGTGCCCGAGGCCGGCAAGGCCCCGCTCGGGGGGAACAGCGTCGCGACCGACCGCGCCTTCCTCCAGCGGGACATGGCCGACCTGGAGGGGCACCTCCACTACCGGATGATCGACGTCTCCTCCATCAAGGAGCTCGCCCGTCGCTGGTACCCGCGCTCCTACTTCGCCTCCCCGACGAAGAGCGGCGGCCACCGGGCGCTCGCCGACATCACCGAGTCGATCGCCGAGCTGCGCTACTACCGCGAGGCGGTCTTCCTGCCCCCGCCGGGCCTCGACACCGCGGCGCTGAAGACCATCGCGGCCAAGCACCAGGTCGACTGACGCCCCGACACGAGAAGGCCCCCGGACGATTCGTCCGGGGGCCTTCTGCCTGGGGTGAGTAACGGGACTTGAACCCGCGACCCTCGCGACCACAACGCGATGCTCTACCAGCTGAGCTATACCCACCACGGCGCCCTGTCTTGGGCAGCGCGGACCATCGTACCTGCTCCGGAGCAGTGCTCGTGACCACCCTGCCTGCGACGCCCTCGAGCACCCGCCTCCGACGGGTTCCCCCGTCGATCAGGCACCATGGCCACGTGACGACTTCTGCGAACCCGCTGCCTCCCTTCGCCCGCATCCTGGGTGCGATCCTCACCGCGGTGACCCTCATGGCCGCCACGGTCATCACCGCCTCACCGGCGGACGCACACGCCCGCCTGGAGGGGTCCAGCCCCCAGGACGGTGCCACGCTCTCGGCCGTGCCCCCGGAGATCATGCTGCGCTTCAACGAGCCCATCGAGGAGGGCCTGAACCAGGTCAGCGTGAAGTCCGGCTCCACCGATGTGGCCAAGGGCGACCCCCAGGTCGACGGGTCGAACGTCTACCAGCCGATCGAGTACACGATGGACCCCGGCGAGTACACGGTCACGTACAAGGTGGTCAGTGCCGACGGGCACCCCGTGAGTGGCACCTTCACCTTCACCTACGCCCCCGCGGACAACGACGGACAGGTCGACGAGGACCCGGACGCCACCCCCTACTCCCCGTCGGAGACCTCCTCGCCCGCCGAGCCGGAGGAGACCTCGTCGCCGGCCGGCGACTCGAGCGAGTCGCCCTCGGAGGAGACCTCCACCCCCGCCGACGAGTCGAGCCCGGAGGAGGAGTCGAGCCCGAGCGAGACCGCCACGGCCACCGACGAGTCCCCGACCCCCGAGGAGGACGCGGGCGAGGAGACCGCCCAGGAGAGCACCTCCCCGTGGTGGTGGGCCCTCGCCGTGGGTGCGCTCGTCGTGGTCATCGGCGGGCTCGTGATGCTCGTGCGCGGCCGCCGGGACTCCGAGGACGAGGAGGCCCCGCGCGGCTGACCCGCGTGACGCACGAAGGCCCCGGACGCGATGTCCGGGGCCTTCGTCGTGTGGTGCGCCAACAGGGACTTGAACCCCGAACCCGCTGATTAAGAGTCAGCTGCTCTGCCAATTGAGCTATTGGCGCGCGAGGAGAGACATTAGCAGGGTCGTGGCCGAGTGCGAAATCGGCTGCCAGCAGCCGGCTTTTGGCACGACGAGGGGGGTCGGTCCAGCCGGACCGACCCCCCATCGCCAGTTGCCGCGACGGCTCACCAGGAGCGCTTGACGCGCTGGCGCTCCCACTTCTTGTGCTTGCGGCTGGTGGAGATCATCTTCAGCACGATGACCGCGCCCACGGCCGCCGCGGCCATGGCGACACGGTCCATCCGCAGCTCGCCGGACTCGGTCCTGACGGCGCCGTCCAAGGAGGACTTCAGCGACTCCTTCTGACGGGCGATGACGTTCTTCGGTGCAGCCCGCACGCTCAGCTCATCGATGGTCTGGGCCAGTCGGTCGCGGGTCGTGACGATGTCGTTCTCGAGCTTGGTGATACTCGGGTTCTCGTTGCTCACGTGGTGTTCCGTCCTTACT
Above is a window of Janibacter cremeus DNA encoding:
- a CDS encoding ABC transporter, which encodes MVGKSAGQVGLDDMLARVSALRDEIERNDLPLDLESTREAARERAALLDQLDDHVIPRLSSMDAPLLAVVGGSTGAGKSTLINSILRHEVSRSGVLRPTTTSPVLIHHPDDAPWFRDGRVLPSLARVTGGDAEPQPGTVRLEPSGDLPPGMAILDAPDIDSVVSANRELAVQLLAAADLWLFVTTAARYADAIPWRLLRQASDRGTAVAIVLDRVDRPGAAEVRSHLVEMLRGQGMGTAPVFTVPEADLDDRGFVPEEDIARIRGWLTALAGDQKARSIIVRQTLEGALRSLDGRLESLVGATRAQRDEVAGLVKVVYDAYDRAEEGVTEGMKDGQLLRGEVLARWQEFVGTGEFFRKVEKGVARVRDRITASVRGPEPTAELDEALQTGVSALLLAEADTAAATIARTWRGTEAGPVVLDEHPELARSSRGIEEEVERLVRDWQGDVLDIVRAEGANRRTNARVAAYGVNGIGLFLMLVSFAHTGGVLVAPEVAIAGGTTALAQKVLEAVFGDQAVREMAKKARQLLLERVDALFTAERERYTAVTGELTVSEARIRRLQKAVAAVEEGLR
- a CDS encoding DUF3618 domain-containing protein is translated as MSNENPSITKLENDIVTTRDRLAQTIDELSVRAAPKNVIARQKESLKSSLDGAVRTESGELRMDRVAMAAAAVGAVIVLKMISTSRKHKKWERQRVKRSW
- a CDS encoding copper resistance CopC family protein codes for the protein MTTSANPLPPFARILGAILTAVTLMAATVITASPADAHARLEGSSPQDGATLSAVPPEIMLRFNEPIEEGLNQVSVKSGSTDVAKGDPQVDGSNVYQPIEYTMDPGEYTVTYKVVSADGHPVSGTFTFTYAPADNDGQVDEDPDATPYSPSETSSPAEPEETSSPAGDSSESPSEETSTPADESSPEEESSPSETATATDESPTPEEDAGEETAQESTSPWWWALAVGALVVVIGGLVMLVRGRRDSEDEEAPRG
- the orn gene encoding oligoribonuclease, yielding MTGLSLEHDALIEVAALVTDYELEQVGEGIDVVIRPPEAALTQMNDFVRTMHTTSGLLDVLAEGMSLTDAEEAVLAHIKELVPEAGKAPLGGNSVATDRAFLQRDMADLEGHLHYRMIDVSSIKELARRWYPRSYFASPTKSGGHRALADITESIAELRYYREAVFLPPPGLDTAALKTIAAKHQVD
- a CDS encoding PrsW family intramembrane metalloprotease, with the protein product MSSSPPQPGHAAPPPAEQQAWLQYQQYTPQYVTAQAQMNPTPRPRLRRWLLGGLIVAASLVLASLFALLYGYSFGVVWTLVGLLAALLPLTLVLPLFLWLDRFEAEPWRYLVTAFLYGALGSTALAIVVNSLGGAVLMGVTDERSASMLTAVLVAPFTEETFKGLFLLVMWWFMRHEFNGLTDGIVYAGVVAAGFAFTENIQYFAGAAIEHGLGGFATTFVMRGIISPFLHPMFTTMIGIGVGLAAVSHSRSTKVVAPVIGWCAAVLLHGLWNLSASSGDGAGLLLGLAGGFVAFVAFLTFVVWTRRREGRIIGEFLTPYAATGWLTSEEVGMLSSMKARRQARSWVKHHRGNVGTASMRSFQDCASELALLRRRMHRHPVDAQTLLRERVLLDSMTARRREFAGLG
- a CDS encoding 4'-phosphopantetheinyl transferase family protein — translated: MSARVTVREAEVDDGLPDLGLLDEGERARAERKRDPAPFVTGHALVRRTLGELLDRDPAGLTFERRCTTCRSELHGKPSLVDAPGWHFSLSYTSALAVVVVAEGIDVGVDTEDLTDADFEGFADVTLAREELAAFEGLQGRDLLVARARVWARKEAILKATGHGLVVDPSEILVTGPLEAPGLVAWRAEEPAPPAVSLVDLDLTTANHRAAVAGLTDQPLEVVGG
- a CDS encoding GTPase family protein — protein: MSPLPSLRRKDGSAALAAEEITSRAEALARALASGGARLEPGPAARAREVLGKVSERSALVGGRTVVALAGATGSGKSSLFNALAGADVATVGLRRPTTSTPTAAVWGDEPAGELLDWLSVGARHQVPTSGDADLDGLVLVDLPDFDSREEANREEARRVLELVDVFVWVTDPQKYADSVLHDEYVRVLHEYGAVTLVVLNQVDRLPRGGQEQVTADLTRLLERDGLDRHEVIATSTVTGAGIDELRTHLERAVEHADAVRHRLAADLRTAAEGLGDSVADTDAGVSDRAREELVDALCRSAGVPIVVDAVARDYRLESWARTGWPFTRWVRAFRPAPLKRLRLDKNDTAAPDITEQDMRAVLGRSSIPPPAPAARAAVDLAARRIGTTAGEGLPTRWADAVADAARPADHDLADDLDQAVLATSLRAGKPLWWPVFGTLQVVFALAAVVGLVWLFVIGAAAWLQLPEIPTFDVGPFATPFLLLVGGLLAGLLLAALARWLARIGSRRRAAVVRGRLRASIGRVADERVVEPVHQVLSEHADTRADLRHVLR